In Chryseobacterium oryzae, the genomic stretch AATACGAACTATACTGATGTACCAATTAGGTCATTACTTCCTGAAATATCTTTTGAATGGGAAAAAGAACCTAAAAAGCCTTAATGAAGTACCTGTTTTTGCTTTTTTCTATATTATTCTTAAAAATTTCTGCGCAAACAGAGGTTAAAGGCTTAGTAGTATCTGAAAATAAACAAGCCGTTTCGAGAGCTAATGTGATTCTTACAGATACACAAGATAATATTATAACTTTCGTCTTTAGTAATAAAGACGGAAGTTTTTTATTAAATACAGATAAGTTTGGTCATTTTAATCTGCAGATTTCTGCAATGGGTTTTATTACTAAAAAATATTCTGTTTCAATCATCAAAAGAGGAGAAAATGTAGATTTTAAAACGATAACTCTAGAGACGGATAAAGTAAAAGAAATAAAAGAGGTTGTAATTAGCAGAACATCACCCATTAAAATAAAAAAAGATACGATTGAATATTCTGCGAAAAGTTTTTCGAACGGAACCGAGCAAAATGTGGAAGAATTATTGAAAAAAATGCCCGGAATTAAAGTTCTTAATGATGGTAAGATAAAATTCGGTAATAAAGAAGTTTCGAGAGTGATGGTAGAAAATGATGACCTTTTCGAAAAAGGGTATCAAACGCTAACCCAAAATATGCCGTCAAAGCCTATAGATAAGATCCAAGTGCTTAAAAACTATTCTAAGAATAAGCTACTCAAAAATATAGAGAATTCTGAAGGCATTGCTTTAAATCTTACTTTAAAAGAAGATGCTAAAGGAAAATGGTTTGGAAATACTATACTGGCTTCCACCAGCTACAAAGAGAATATGAGGCAGGGAAAACTCAATATTATGAATTTCACCAAAAGAAAGAAAGTTTATTTCTTGTTGAATGCCAATAATTCTGGACTGAATGAAATGAATGGAGTAGAATATCTCATTAATCCCAGTTCCGAAAATGATGTAGAAAATGTAGGAACCAATATAAATACTCTTTCTACCGTAAATTTGCACCAGAAAAACTTTCATTTTAATGATAAACGTACTAATTTTAATAACGATAGGCTAGCTTCGGTTAATTATATCTATAATTTCGAAACAGATTGGAAACTAAAGTTTGTAACCATTTTTAATGAAATTGAAAACAGTAATTATATTACTTCTTATAATCGTTTTAATTATCAGGGACTGGATTTCGTAAATAATGAAGAAAAAACATGGAAGCAGAACAATAGAAACATTGTAGGAAAAATAGAAATTTCTAAAGAATTTAAAAAAAATGCCAATCTTCAGTTTTACAATAAAATTTCTTCTTTAAATGAAAATAATAACAATATTTTCCTTTTTAATGAACAGCTCAATAATCAAATCGGGAAAAATGAATTATTTGCCACTGAAAATAGAATCAGCTATACAAAAAAAATAGACTCTTCTAGAGCTTTTGTGGCAGTGGGAAGATATATTTTCCAAAACAGACCATATAATTTTACCGATGAAAACGATGTATTTTCTCATATACTTAATAATCCAGACGCAAAAAAAGTAAATCAAACCATTAATTCTCAAATGAACTTTGGTGGTGTAAAATTATCTTTTATAAAAAAATATTCCGAAGAAAATAATCTGGAAATACAAATTGGTAACGAGTATCGCAAAGATTTTTTACAATCAGATTTACAGGTTTTTAATTCCGATAATATAGCCGTAGATTTCAATCATTCTGGGTTTGTCAATCAGACAGACTATCTTCAAAATACAGCTTTCGGACAATTAAAATTTTCGAAGAAAAATAAAAAGTGGAATTATGGTTTTTCAATTTTGAATCAAATAATTCACTCAGATTTAAATCAAAATAAAAATGATGGCTTTTATGTTTCTCCGACTGCCAATGTTGGTTATCAAAACTTAAAAACAGGAAATTTTAATATCAATGCTGGTAGACGATTTTCAACAATTTCAATAAACG encodes the following:
- a CDS encoding carboxypeptidase-like regulatory domain-containing protein, with translation MKYLFLLFSILFLKISAQTEVKGLVVSENKQAVSRANVILTDTQDNIITFVFSNKDGSFLLNTDKFGHFNLQISAMGFITKKYSVSIIKRGENVDFKTITLETDKVKEIKEVVISRTSPIKIKKDTIEYSAKSFSNGTEQNVEELLKKMPGIKVLNDGKIKFGNKEVSRVMVENDDLFEKGYQTLTQNMPSKPIDKIQVLKNYSKNKLLKNIENSEGIALNLTLKEDAKGKWFGNTILASTSYKENMRQGKLNIMNFTKRKKVYFLLNANNSGLNEMNGVEYLINPSSENDVENVGTNINTLSTVNLHQKNFHFNDKRTNFNNDRLASVNYIYNFETDWKLKFVTIFNEIENSNYITSYNRFNYQGLDFVNNEEKTWKQNNRNIVGKIEISKEFKKNANLQFYNKISSLNENNNNIFLFNEQLNNQIGKNELFATENRISYTKKIDSSRAFVAVGRYIFQNRPYNFTDENDVFSHILNNPDAKKVNQTINSQMNFGGVKLSFIKKYSEENNLEIQIGNEYRKDFLQSDLQVFNSDNIAVDFNHSGFVNQTDYLQNTAFGQLKFSKKNKKWNYGFSILNQIIHSDLNQNKNDGFYVSPTANVGYQNLKTGNFNINAGRRFSTISINDVYTQYIYQGSRNFRRNNTDFIVLPDYNFSFAYNLGDQLSQYLNFNINYFRSEDYLSNNMIVNPNYTFNQTILVKNSSTVSSNLEARKYLKFLKSRLSLLGSYMQSNYENSINNQPLINTNFINWKAGFEMKSGWTKWVNYELGYEWIFNTISSEVNSNKYINEKGFFNLYITVNPQLRIESFLEYYKFGNTNQKTTQFLDIKANYTSKKYNMSIFIQGNNLLNSNSIQQYSISSISESLYTQRLIPRHVILGINKSF